In Spinacia oleracea cultivar Varoflay chromosome 5, BTI_SOV_V1, whole genome shotgun sequence, a single window of DNA contains:
- the LOC110798808 gene encoding uncharacterized calcium-binding protein At1g02270 produces the protein MFNIDIDTDMVEPVMVNGLNQRVDDRNKNMQNLDDCDPISCTTFNILAPIYKRLGGGTRESEFRESWHCRNNKILDMLLDLKSSVLCLQEFWVDNEELVGMYEKRLHDAGYHTYKLARTNNRGDGLLTALHQSQFRLLNYRELLFNDIADRVAQVLHVEVFCDIAQKNTTNIVKEVMIVNTHLIFPHDSRYCFLRLQQVYKILQYIRSYMEKYALLIPVILCGDWNGSKKGHVYKFLRSQGFVSSYDIAHHHQDDTEDSQKWVSHRNHRGNICGVDFIWLQNPGKQQKALKESFMEALLGNIKNLLHKVISGGVDQLPLRLRDGCITYSEFSQALVELGISEHPHGGLNGEDIREIWERIDADADADADADGDGIVNVPNYLHEEDDNYSVKCKGSRRSEELCACNWICGQEGYTFPSTSGGRLLAGELLAF, from the exons ATGTTTAATATTGATATTGATACTGATATGGTTGAGCCAGTAATGGTTAATGGGTTGAACCAACGAGTAGACGATCGAAACAAAAATATGCAGAATTTGGATGATTGTGATCCTATttcttgtacaactttcaataTCCTTGCACCTATTTACAAGCGACTTGGTGGAGGG ACACGTGAAAGCGAGTTTAGGGAGTCTTGGCATTGTAGGAACAACAAGATATTGGATATGTTGCTAGACTTGAAATCCTCTGTATTATGTTTGCAG GAATTTTGGGTGGATAATGAGGAACTAGTTGGGATGTATGAGAAGAGGCTTCATGATGCGGGCTATCATACTTACAAGCTTGCTCGAACTAACAATCGTGGTGAT GGTCTTTTAACAGCACTACATCAAAGCCAGTTCCGGTTGTTAAATTACAGAGAATTGTTGTTCAATGATATTGCTGATCGTGTAGCACAAGTTTTGCATGTTGAGGTATTTTGTGACATTGCACAGAAGAATACCACAAATATAGTGAAAGAAGTGATGATTGTGAATACTCATTTGATATTTCCTCATGATTCAAGATACTGCTTTCTTCGGCTACAGCAG GTTTACAAGATTTTGCAATATATCAGGTCATACATGGAGAAATATGCCCTCCTTATACCTGTCATCCTCTGCGG GGATTGGAATGGAAGTAAGAAAGGACATGTCTACAAGTTTTTGCGATCACAAGGTTTTGTCTCGTCCTATGATATTGCTCACCATCATCAGGATGATACTGAAGATTCACAAAAG TGGGTTAGTCACCGCAACCACAGAGGAAATATATGTGGAGTGGATTTTATTTGGCTGCAGAATCCCGGGAAACAGCAGAAAGCCTTAAAAGAAAGCTTCATGGAAGCACTTTTGGGAAACATTAAg AATCTCCTGCACAAAGTTATAAGTGGAGGCGTTGATCAGTTGCCACTGAGACTAAGGGACGGATGTATAACATATTCTGAGTTTTCTCAAGCCCTTGTAGAG TTGGGCATAAGTGAGCATCCTCATGGAGGCCTAAATGGTGAGGATATCAGAGAAATATGGGAGCGTATAGATGCAGATGCAGATGCAGATGCAGATGCAGATGGAGATGGAATTGTTAACGTGCCAAACTATTTG CATGAAGAAGATGATAATTATAGTGTAAAGTGTAAAGGAAGTAGAAGATCCGAGGAATTGTGTGCCTGCAATTGGATTTGTGGTCAAGAAGGCTACACTTTTCCCTCAACAAGTGGAGGAAGGCTCTTGGCCGGAGAATTACTTGCTTTCTGA
- the LOC130460906 gene encoding protein GL2-INTERACTING REPRESSOR 1, which translates to MSRRNNNNRRGGGANQELDLKLNLSPPPTRVVGGPVIGRHNHHRMSTSSSEESPPRSCVSSEESLKYASSPETSSMVLVGCPRCLMYVMLSEADPRCPKCKSTVLLDFLRNNNNNNNNNNIINNQNNNHHNDNDRR; encoded by the coding sequence ATGAGTAGGAGGAATAACAATAATCGAAGGGGTGGTGGAGCAAATCAAGAATTGGATTTGAAGCTAAATCTGTCACCCCCACCAACAAGGGTGGTTGGGGGACCAGTGATAGGACGACATAATCATCATAGAATGTCAACATCATCGTCAGAGGAGTCTCCACCAAGATCATGTGTTTCTTCTGAAGAAAGCCTGAAATACGCTAGCAGTCCTGAGACTTCCTCCATGGTTCTTGTGGGTTGTCCCAGGTGTCTTATGTATGTCATGCTGTCTGAGGCTGATCCTCGCTGCCCCAAATGTAAGAGTACCGTCCTCCTCGATTTTCtccgcaacaacaacaacaacaacaacaacaacaacatcatcaacaaccaaaacaacaacCATCACAACGACAACGATCGACGCTAA